The following DNA comes from Fervidibacillus albus.
CAACCTCAATCATGAGGTGGAAGGTGTTTTTTTGGTTGATGGTAAGCATTTGACACTGAAAAAGGTGTTTAGTGAGAAATGGACCAAAAAACGTGGGTCGGCTACATCTGAATTTACTGGGCACACCACAGATTATTTTGTCGATGGTGTTCCGGTAAAGAAAAAAGAGTACAACGAATTGATTTCTAATCTGATTGACGAAGATATTTTCAAACTATTAACAAGTCCTGCGTACTTTAACGAACAATTAAAATGGCAAGATCGCCGTAAGGTTTTACTTGAAGTTGCTGGTGATGTAACAGACGAAGAAGTGATTCGGAGCAATAAAAAATTAGAACAACTTCTTGATGCAATGAACGGTCGGACTATCGAGGCACATCGAAAAGTTATTGCATCCAAAAAAAGAGAAATCAATGAACAACTTGAAAAGATTCCGGTCCGTATCGATGAGATTCAATTAAATATGCCCAAACTGGACGGTATCGATAAGGAGTCATTGCAAACAGAAATCTCCCGTTTAAACTCCCAAATCGATGAAAAGATGACTTTGATAAATAACATCCAGAACGGGAACGCGATTTCTGAAAAGAAAAAAGAGATTAAAGAAATCGAGATTGAGTTGCTTCAAATCAAACAACAGCATGAATCTGGTTCAAAGGATGAATTGTACAAATTGAAAGCCCGGCTCCAAGAGGAAGAATCGAACATCTCAATATTACAATCGAAAATTCGGAACTTAGATATAGAGATGAATTATAACTTAGAACACATTAACCAAATCGAGAATCAACTGCATGAATGGAGGGAAGAGTGGCAACGGATAAATCAACAACAATTCGAACATGATGAAACCACCAATTGCCCGACATGCGGCCAACCTTTACCAGATGAACAAATTCGAAAGACCAGGGAAAAAGCCTTAAAGCAATTTAACCTGAATAAAGCTAAAAAACTTGAAGAAATCACAGTCAAAGGAAAAAATGGGGCAGCCCAAAAGCAAAGTTTGATTGAACAAAATAAAAAGTTTGAGTTTGAAAAGACGAAGATCCTTGAGGAAATCGAGAAAAAACAAAGGAAGCATGAAGAGTTGAATGAAAAACTAAAGACCATTGAAAGCACCATTCTAGATATCACGGATAATCCACAATATATGGCCAAGCTTCAAGAAAAGAAAGGTTTGCAAGACGAAATAAATGAATTGGAAGCATTAGCCAATGAATCCATCAAAACAGTGCAAATGGAGATCATAGAACTCAAGCAAAATCGCGATCAATTGCAAGCCGAACTTGGCAAATTCGCTTTAATCGAACAAGCCAAGGAACGGATCCGGGATCTCGAAGAACAGGAAAGAAAATTGGCTTCGGAATATGAAAAGCTGGAGCATGAATTATACCTTACGGATGAGTTTATTCGGACCAAAGTTGATCTATTGGAAGAAATAATAAATTCGAAATTCAAATACGCCAGATTTAAGTTATTCGATCAACAAATAAACGGAGGTCTACAGGAGGTTTGTGAAACTCTTTATGAAGGAGTTCCATTCGGTTCAGGTCTGAACAACGCTGCAAAAATCAATGTTGGCTTAGACATTATAAACACACTATCTGAACATTATGGCTTCTCAGCTCCAATATTCGTCGATAACGCGGAAGCTGTGACTAAGCTGATTGAAGTAGATTCACAGGTTATCAGTCTTGTAGTAAGTGAAAAGGATAAAAAACTAAGGGTTGAAATTCAAGATGAAGATCTAAAGGAGGCTATTTAATATGGGGAACGAGTTAATGTCGAAGGCAGTTGAGTTTTCAGTAAACGGTGAGCAGATCAAGCTTACCGGCAATACCGTAAGAAATTATCTGATTCATGGAAATGGAAAAGTTTCGGATCAAGAAGTAGTGATGTTTATTAATCTTTGCAAATACCAAAAGCTAAATCCATTCCTTAATGAAGCGTATCTCATTAAGTTTGGAAATCAGCCAGCACAAATTGTTGTTTCAAAAGAAGCATTTATGAAACGTGCTGAAAGCCATCCAAATTACGAAGGATTCCAGGCTGGTATCATTGTAGAGCGGAATGGCGAAATGGTCGAAATTGAAGGTGCAGTGAAACTTAAAAATGATGTTTTAGTAGGGGGATGGTGCAAAGTATTTCGTAATGATCGCAAAGTCCCAATCGTATCAAAAATAAGTTTAGAGGAATTTAATAAAGAACAAGCCACATGGAAACAGATGCCACTTAATATGATTCGTAAGTCTGCTATTGTGAATGGGTTAAGAGAAGCCTTTCCAGATTCTCTTGGTGCCATGTACACAGAGGACGATGCAGAAGTTGAACGTTCAGAAACAGAACAAGAAGTACAAGATGAAGTCATTAAAAACGCTAATCATGAAGTTATTGATATTGATTTTGAAGAAGCGTCCAAATTGAATAAAGAACAAAATGAACAAATTACATTAGATGAAT
Coding sequences within:
- the bet gene encoding phage recombination protein Bet gives rise to the protein MGNELMSKAVEFSVNGEQIKLTGNTVRNYLIHGNGKVSDQEVVMFINLCKYQKLNPFLNEAYLIKFGNQPAQIVVSKEAFMKRAESHPNYEGFQAGIIVERNGEMVEIEGAVKLKNDVLVGGWCKVFRNDRKVPIVSKISLEEFNKEQATWKQMPLNMIRKSAIVNGLREAFPDSLGAMYTEDDAEVERSETEQEVQDEVIKNANHEVIDIDFEEASKLNKEQNEQITLDESVTEGPGF
- a CDS encoding AAA family ATPase, which translates into the protein MKEIRLLTLNIKNFKGVRSFTLEANGKNVRVFGDNATGKTTLFDAFIWLLFDKDSQNKKDFAIKTLDKSGNTIHNLNHEVEGVFLVDGKHLTLKKVFSEKWTKKRGSATSEFTGHTTDYFVDGVPVKKKEYNELISNLIDEDIFKLLTSPAYFNEQLKWQDRRKVLLEVAGDVTDEEVIRSNKKLEQLLDAMNGRTIEAHRKVIASKKREINEQLEKIPVRIDEIQLNMPKLDGIDKESLQTEISRLNSQIDEKMTLINNIQNGNAISEKKKEIKEIEIELLQIKQQHESGSKDELYKLKARLQEEESNISILQSKIRNLDIEMNYNLEHINQIENQLHEWREEWQRINQQQFEHDETTNCPTCGQPLPDEQIRKTREKALKQFNLNKAKKLEEITVKGKNGAAQKQSLIEQNKKFEFEKTKILEEIEKKQRKHEELNEKLKTIESTILDITDNPQYMAKLQEKKGLQDEINELEALANESIKTVQMEIIELKQNRDQLQAELGKFALIEQAKERIRDLEEQERKLASEYEKLEHELYLTDEFIRTKVDLLEEIINSKFKYARFKLFDQQINGGLQEVCETLYEGVPFGSGLNNAAKINVGLDIINTLSEHYGFSAPIFVDNAEAVTKLIEVDSQVISLVVSEKDKKLRVEIQDEDLKEAI